One region of Chlorogloeopsis sp. ULAP01 genomic DNA includes:
- a CDS encoding iron-siderophore ABC transporter substrate-binding protein, translating to MKSRNLVLFLFCLFLVGILAVMLIGACSNYTARQPISQLTNPSTSLCRAVQHTRGETCIPLNPQRIMTLDTFILGDVLTLLDVKPIGTAGTEENYNASYLKGKTEGIELIRSIDGQPSLEKILLLHPDLIIGLSTSRNQAIYQQLSQIAPTVLVPWQEISYDWKQRFQDFAAIFGKTETAKQVLDDYNRRVKGLKQALSDRQQQIRALLSFAYPNGFHIALKNSFPGSILDDVGLLSPSYQIRDEMYLSISEETLSEIDGDILFIASPHRNMYKLEQLQRKPLWFKLKAVQQHQVYLVDHSVWRGYNILAAHAVIDDLFQYLVNTP from the coding sequence ATGAAGTCACGCAATCTTGTATTGTTTTTATTTTGTTTATTTCTAGTCGGAATTTTGGCAGTCATGTTAATCGGTGCTTGCAGCAATTACACTGCCCGTCAGCCTATATCTCAACTAACTAATCCATCAACATCCTTATGCCGAGCGGTGCAGCACACAAGGGGAGAAACTTGTATTCCCCTCAATCCTCAACGAATAATGACATTGGATACGTTTATTCTTGGTGATGTCCTCACCTTATTGGATGTCAAACCAATTGGGACAGCAGGAACTGAGGAAAACTATAATGCTTCTTATCTAAAAGGTAAAACAGAGGGGATTGAGCTTATTCGCAGCATTGATGGGCAGCCTAGTTTAGAAAAAATTTTATTGCTTCATCCCGACTTAATTATTGGTCTTTCTACATCGAGAAATCAAGCAATTTATCAGCAATTGTCACAAATTGCTCCTACAGTACTAGTGCCTTGGCAAGAGATTTCATACGATTGGAAGCAACGTTTCCAAGATTTTGCAGCCATTTTTGGTAAAACAGAGACAGCCAAGCAGGTTCTGGATGACTATAACCGCAGAGTTAAGGGGTTAAAGCAGGCATTGAGCGATCGCCAACAGCAAATTCGAGCTTTATTAAGCTTTGCCTATCCTAATGGATTTCACATTGCTCTGAAAAACTCTTTTCCTGGAAGCATTCTGGATGATGTTGGCTTGCTATCCCCTTCATACCAAATACGTGATGAAATGTATCTCTCGATTTCTGAAGAAACCTTATCAGAAATCGATGGTGATATTCTGTTTATTGCATCACCTCACAGAAATATGTATAAGCTAGAACAACTTCAGCGAAAACCCTTATGGTTTAAGCTCAAAGCAGTTCAGCAACATCAGGTGTACTTGGTTGATCATTCAGTGTGGCGTGGGTATAACATCCTTGCGGCTCATGCAGTGATTGATGACCTATTTCAGTATCTAGTCAACACACCCTAA
- a CDS encoding TonB-dependent siderophore receptor has product MKRWCLSDSVRLWCLVSILGCLSAVAIQPVWAGIKPIGEKHEVQSQENFQPLLARKIRQLSEIERPSTSAQMLVQSPAPQTAPSSEVVQVTGVKANPTDKGVEVILQTTVGEQLQITNRSTGNSFIADIPNAQLSLPSGEAFTFRSDKPVAGITEITVINFDANTIRVTVTGEAGVPTVELFDSPDEGLIFGITTATTSAQQPQQQNPTPPAAPLPLPRGGEGSPQPETPSAEGDEPIELVVTGEQDGYRVRDSSTATKTDTPLRDIPQSIQVVPQQVLRDQQVNRLEDALRNVSGITPATGIYGLLNTFNIRGFSTAEGNILRDGLRDSNSGGIIELPNIERVEVLRGPASVLYGYGNPGGTINLVTKQPLREPFYFIDATIGNYDFYRGAIDLSGPLNNSKNVLYRLNAAYTSSGSFIDFFDSDYLGISPILNFAIGKRTNLTLEGEYVDTNNEWYAGVPAIGTVLPNSNGEIPRTRNYGEPSDYIDQSVSRIGYRLEHQFSDNWSLRNAFRVTFIRYTDNITIPISLRSDNRTLNRLYREYDTGNFDDYVLTTDLVGKFSTGSIEHQLLVGVDLGRYSTRIAINSAAAAPLDLFDPVYNRPLLNPLTRSSDLNNIRDSLGIYVQDQVTLAENLKLLLGLRFDAFEQRNENLLRDTKINQSGDAFSPRLGIVYQPLPPISLYASYARSFTPTIGNAFDGSVFQPERGTQYEVGVKADLNDQLSATLAFYNLTRSNVLTTDPLNPGFSIQRGEQRSRGIELNVGGEILPGWNIFAGYAYTDAQITKDEDDRLADNLLNNVPEHAFNLWTTYQIQKGDLQGLGFGLGFFFVGERQGDLANTFEVPSYLRTDVAIFYTREQFRVALNFKNLFDVEYFENAFNNVRLFSGQPFTLQGTLSWQF; this is encoded by the coding sequence ATGAAGCGTTGGTGTTTGTCTGATAGTGTGCGACTGTGGTGTTTAGTAAGTATATTAGGATGCTTGAGTGCTGTTGCCATTCAACCTGTATGGGCAGGAATTAAACCAATTGGTGAGAAGCACGAAGTTCAAAGTCAGGAAAACTTCCAGCCTCTGCTGGCTCGAAAAATTCGACAATTGAGTGAAATTGAACGTCCCAGCACTAGCGCCCAAATGCTAGTGCAGTCGCCAGCACCCCAAACAGCACCCTCATCAGAAGTTGTGCAGGTTACGGGAGTTAAAGCTAATCCCACCGATAAAGGTGTAGAGGTGATTTTACAGACGACTGTTGGAGAACAGTTGCAAATTACAAATCGCAGTACTGGCAATAGCTTTATTGCTGATATTCCCAACGCTCAACTTAGTTTACCTAGTGGTGAGGCGTTTACATTCCGTTCTGACAAGCCAGTTGCGGGAATTACTGAGATAACGGTAATTAACTTTGATGCCAATACTATCCGGGTCACAGTGACAGGTGAAGCAGGTGTGCCAACTGTTGAGTTATTTGACAGCCCAGACGAGGGCTTGATTTTTGGGATTACAACTGCTACAACTTCTGCACAACAGCCGCAGCAACAAAACCCTACCCCGCCTGCGGCACCCCTCCCCTTGCCAAGGGGAGGGGAAGGATCACCACAACCAGAGACACCTTCAGCAGAAGGTGATGAGCCGATTGAGTTGGTCGTAACAGGAGAGCAAGATGGTTATCGTGTAAGAGATTCGTCAACTGCAACCAAAACGGACACTCCCCTTCGCGATATTCCTCAATCGATTCAGGTGGTGCCACAACAGGTGCTACGCGATCAACAAGTCAACCGTCTAGAAGATGCCCTGAGAAACGTTAGTGGTATAACTCCAGCAACTGGGATCTATGGATTACTCAATACTTTCAACATTCGTGGCTTTTCTACTGCTGAAGGTAACATTCTCAGAGATGGACTGCGAGATTCAAACTCTGGAGGAATAATCGAACTCCCCAATATCGAAAGAGTCGAAGTACTGAGAGGCCCAGCTTCCGTACTATATGGTTACGGCAATCCGGGCGGAACCATTAATTTGGTGACGAAACAACCTCTACGTGAGCCGTTTTACTTCATAGATGCCACGATTGGGAATTATGACTTTTACCGGGGCGCGATCGATTTGTCTGGGCCATTAAACAACTCCAAAAATGTGTTGTATCGCCTGAATGCAGCCTATACAAGCTCAGGTAGTTTTATTGACTTTTTTGATAGCGACTACCTGGGGATTTCGCCCATCCTGAATTTTGCGATTGGTAAGAGAACCAACTTGACTTTGGAGGGGGAATACGTTGACACGAATAATGAATGGTATGCCGGGGTGCCTGCCATTGGCACAGTCCTGCCTAACTCAAATGGCGAAATACCACGCACTCGCAACTATGGTGAGCCTTCTGACTACATTGACCAATCTGTTAGCAGGATTGGATATAGACTGGAACACCAATTCAGCGACAACTGGTCGTTACGCAATGCCTTTCGAGTGACGTTTATTCGTTACACTGATAACATTACTATTCCCATAAGTTTGCGGTCTGACAATCGAACCCTAAATCGTTTGTATCGAGAGTATGATACTGGGAACTTCGACGACTATGTTCTCACAACTGACCTGGTTGGCAAGTTTTCCACTGGCTCAATAGAGCACCAGTTGCTAGTTGGAGTCGATTTGGGTAGGTATAGCACCAGAATTGCAATAAATTCTGCGGCTGCTGCACCGCTTGATTTGTTTGACCCTGTGTATAATCGGCCATTGCTCAATCCTCTCACTCGCTCTTCTGATTTAAATAACATAAGAGATTCACTTGGAATTTATGTTCAAGATCAGGTGACGCTGGCAGAAAATCTAAAGTTATTGTTGGGCTTACGATTCGATGCCTTTGAACAACGGAATGAGAATTTACTCAGGGATACTAAAATTAATCAATCCGGTGATGCATTTAGTCCCCGTCTGGGAATTGTTTATCAACCCCTACCACCAATTTCGCTTTACGCCAGCTATGCCAGATCATTTACTCCAACCATCGGAAATGCCTTTGATGGTAGTGTCTTCCAACCAGAGCGGGGTACTCAATATGAAGTTGGGGTTAAGGCGGATTTGAACGACCAACTTTCTGCAACGCTTGCATTCTACAATCTAACCCGCTCTAACGTTTTGACGACCGATCCACTTAATCCAGGCTTTTCTATACAAAGGGGTGAACAGCGTAGCCGAGGAATTGAACTGAATGTAGGAGGGGAAATCTTGCCAGGATGGAATATTTTTGCGGGCTATGCATACACTGATGCACAAATTACTAAAGATGAAGACGATAGACTTGCTGATAATCTTTTGAATAATGTACCAGAACACGCCTTTAATCTGTGGACAACCTATCAAATTCAGAAAGGTGATTTGCAAGGCTTGGGGTTTGGTTTGGGCTTCTTCTTTGTGGGAGAAAGGCAGGGAGATTTAGCCAATACCTTTGAGGTGCCGAGCTATCTTCGCACTGATGTCGCGATTTTTTACACGCGAGAACAATTCCGTGTGGCGCTGAATTTCAAGAATCTATTCGACGTGGAGTATTTTGAAAATGCTTTTAATAATGTACGTCTTTTTTCCGGGCAGCCATTCACGTTACAGGGAACGCTTTCGTGGCAGTTTTGA
- a CDS encoding AraC family transcriptional regulator: MTITLTLKEEWELWAEANHNTLQKPKPEPFEILCEIPKRLGKGYTRKMELYPGLWLLILDYEYHDDVLIKIPEWDHPVQFCVLLSGRCIDEYGGQSGEGYTCISGSGVQRKMLLKLPKSRCVGIDIHMLPNLLGTFFPDEEGEIPSRLRLLTKGNDWQTLLYPETTIAIQGIAQQIINCPYQGLTKRMYLQAKVLELMSLQLAPIVAAQVGMQPSPRLKPKTITQIQHAREILRSRLENPPSLLELAQMVEVSDRTLRRGFRELFGTTVFQFLINERMKLAEQLLREGNRSVAEVANFVGYSHLGQFAALFKRKFGITPSKCLLGKKSILG, from the coding sequence ATGACAATTACCCTAACTTTGAAAGAAGAGTGGGAACTGTGGGCAGAAGCTAACCACAACACCCTACAAAAACCGAAACCAGAGCCATTTGAAATTCTATGTGAAATACCCAAGCGACTCGGCAAAGGCTATACACGGAAGATGGAATTGTATCCTGGGCTTTGGCTTTTGATTTTAGACTATGAATATCACGATGATGTGCTGATTAAAATCCCTGAATGGGATCATCCTGTGCAATTTTGCGTTCTCCTTAGTGGAAGATGTATAGACGAATACGGAGGGCAATCAGGGGAAGGATATACGTGTATCTCTGGCAGCGGTGTTCAACGCAAAATGCTTCTTAAGCTTCCGAAATCTCGATGTGTAGGTATTGATATTCATATGCTCCCTAATTTGTTGGGAACTTTTTTCCCCGATGAAGAAGGAGAAATTCCCTCTCGCTTGCGCCTACTGACAAAGGGTAACGATTGGCAGACATTACTTTACCCAGAAACTACAATTGCTATTCAGGGAATAGCACAACAAATTATCAATTGTCCTTACCAAGGTTTGACGAAGCGGATGTATTTGCAGGCGAAAGTCTTGGAACTGATGTCGTTGCAATTAGCTCCCATTGTGGCGGCTCAGGTTGGAATGCAACCATCCCCGCGACTGAAACCAAAAACTATTACCCAGATTCAGCACGCTAGGGAAATTCTACGCTCTCGCTTGGAGAACCCGCCGTCATTATTAGAGTTGGCGCAGATGGTGGAAGTGAGCGATCGCACTCTCCGACGTGGATTTCGGGAACTGTTTGGCACGACAGTATTTCAATTCTTGATTAATGAACGCATGAAACTAGCCGAGCAACTACTACGCGAGGGTAACCGGAGTGTCGCTGAAGTCGCTAATTTTGTTGGCTATTCTCATCTAGGGCAATTTGCAGCTCTATTCAAGCGCAAGTTTGGGATTACGCCCAGCAAATGTTTATTGGGTAAAAAGTCCATATTGGGATAG
- a CDS encoding XdhC/CoxI family protein — translation MKELQAILQAFAESQQNTEPVFLATVVNVKGSSYRQPGARMLITQSQIVGTISGGCLENDVFQHTRSSMADRQPIVVTYDNNADEDIVWGFGLGCNGVVQVLIERLEQDDPLNPLSFINQCFCNQQQGMIATVFGVEGEVNIKVGTRLILNPDHSVTTNIEESFLKVALIKDAQVALQSQRSSVIKYQLLSGSVDVLLEVIQPPTRLIIFGAGHDAVPVAQFAKALGWQVIIIDCRASEATRERFLMADEVFLTHREILQKQICVDEHTIAVVMTHNYLDDLEILKILLPSNIEYLGVLGPKHRTEKLLQDLRIQGINYSIEQLQRLYAPMGIDIGADTPEAIALSIIAEIQAVLTNRCGGFLRNRSEPIHQRHEVKQTEIYAKRGTNHYTFSNALITNNQQLSQL, via the coding sequence ATGAAAGAGCTACAGGCAATTTTGCAAGCATTTGCAGAAAGTCAACAAAATACTGAACCAGTATTCCTTGCCACGGTTGTAAATGTGAAAGGTTCTAGCTATCGCCAACCAGGGGCGCGGATGCTGATAACACAAAGTCAAATCGTAGGAACGATTAGCGGTGGTTGCCTAGAAAATGATGTATTTCAGCACACTCGCTCTTCTATGGCAGATAGGCAACCAATAGTTGTTACATACGACAATAATGCTGATGAGGATATTGTTTGGGGATTTGGGCTTGGCTGTAATGGAGTGGTGCAAGTCTTGATTGAACGCCTAGAGCAAGATGATCCACTTAACCCCTTGAGTTTTATTAATCAATGTTTCTGTAATCAGCAACAAGGCATGATTGCAACCGTTTTTGGGGTAGAGGGTGAGGTAAATATTAAGGTTGGAACACGCTTAATTTTAAATCCAGATCATAGTGTAACTACTAATATTGAAGAATCTTTTTTAAAAGTTGCTTTAATCAAAGATGCTCAAGTTGCTCTGCAAAGTCAACGTTCGAGCGTCATCAAATACCAACTTTTATCAGGTAGTGTTGATGTCTTACTCGAAGTTATTCAGCCACCCACACGCCTAATAATTTTTGGTGCAGGGCATGACGCTGTACCTGTAGCACAGTTTGCTAAGGCTTTGGGTTGGCAAGTAATCATTATTGATTGTCGAGCTAGTGAGGCAACAAGAGAGCGTTTTTTAATGGCTGATGAGGTGTTTCTTACCCACCGAGAAATTTTACAGAAACAAATATGTGTAGATGAACACACAATCGCCGTAGTGATGACTCATAATTATCTCGACGATTTAGAAATTTTGAAAATTCTTCTGCCATCAAATATAGAATATTTGGGTGTTTTGGGGCCAAAGCATCGTACTGAAAAATTACTTCAAGATTTACGTATTCAAGGAATAAATTACAGCATAGAGCAACTACAAAGATTGTATGCTCCTATGGGCATAGATATTGGAGCAGATACACCAGAAGCGATAGCTTTATCTATTATTGCTGAGATACAAGCAGTGTTGACAAATCGTTGTGGTGGCTTTTTGAGAAACCGCAGTGAACCTATTCATCAACGTCATGAAGTCAAGCAAACTGAAATCTACGCAAAGCGCGGCACAAATCATTATACTTTCAGCAATGCCCTAATCACCAATAACCAACAACTATCGCAACTATGA
- a CDS encoding FAD-binding oxidoreductase produces MTTTPVKSFDIEALINSLQGIEIITDSTQVAKLSQDYHTFSPVLVPKLEGKVGDVVVRPANEQEVLKVAAACVKYRIPVTIRGAGTGNYGQCVPLRGGVIIDMTRMHEICWVKPGVARVEAGVKLAALDKKARESGWETRMAPSTYRTATIAGFVAGGSGGIGSIQYGLLGDRGNLIALRVVTLEDEPRVIELRGDDVQKVNHAWGINGIITEVEIPLAPAYPWVEVILTFPEFMAAAKFGQALADADGMIKKEISIFASPIPQYFTPLRQYIPNDTHAALLLIAEQSLEFLPGLVEQYGGKITYQKQAQEAGKVANLLEFTWNHTTLHARTVDTSITYLQSIFPADQSLKLVEHMYHHYGNEVMMHLEFIRVNGTAIPAALQLVRYTCEERLNEIIRDHEEKGVFIANPHTYIIEDGGRKVIDPEQLKFKEMVDPHGLMNPGKSKALELK; encoded by the coding sequence ATGACAACAACACCTGTAAAATCATTTGATATAGAAGCTTTGATTAATTCTCTACAAGGAATTGAAATTATAACTGATTCTACTCAAGTAGCAAAATTATCTCAAGATTACCATACCTTTAGTCCGGTTCTAGTTCCTAAATTAGAAGGAAAAGTCGGGGATGTAGTCGTACGTCCTGCTAACGAACAAGAAGTATTAAAAGTAGCAGCAGCTTGCGTGAAGTATCGAATTCCGGTAACTATTCGAGGTGCAGGAACGGGAAATTATGGGCAGTGTGTACCGTTGCGTGGTGGCGTAATTATCGATATGACGCGGATGCATGAAATCTGTTGGGTAAAGCCGGGAGTAGCGCGAGTTGAAGCTGGGGTGAAATTAGCAGCCCTGGATAAAAAAGCACGGGAAAGTGGCTGGGAAACGCGGATGGCTCCCTCTACCTACCGTACAGCAACAATTGCTGGATTTGTGGCTGGGGGTAGTGGAGGAATTGGCTCGATCCAATATGGGTTGTTAGGCGATCGCGGTAATTTGATCGCCCTAAGAGTCGTGACTTTAGAAGATGAACCACGTGTAATTGAGTTGCGTGGCGATGATGTGCAAAAGGTAAACCATGCCTGGGGTATCAACGGTATTATCACTGAAGTAGAAATACCGCTTGCGCCAGCTTATCCTTGGGTAGAGGTTATTCTCACCTTCCCAGAATTTATGGCAGCAGCAAAATTTGGGCAAGCTTTAGCTGATGCCGATGGCATGATCAAAAAAGAAATTAGTATCTTTGCATCCCCAATTCCTCAATACTTTACCCCTCTGCGGCAGTACATTCCCAATGACACTCATGCAGCTTTATTGTTAATTGCAGAACAGAGTTTAGAGTTCTTGCCTGGTTTAGTGGAGCAATATGGTGGCAAAATTACGTATCAAAAACAAGCACAGGAAGCAGGGAAAGTTGCGAACTTATTAGAATTTACCTGGAACCATACCACTTTGCATGCTCGCACGGTTGATACTTCGATTACTTACTTACAAAGTATTTTTCCCGCAGATCAAAGCTTGAAATTAGTAGAACATATGTATCATCATTATGGGAATGAAGTGATGATGCATTTGGAATTTATCCGGGTAAATGGTACAGCTATACCTGCGGCTTTGCAACTTGTGCGCTACACTTGTGAAGAACGCCTGAATGAGATTATCCGCGATCATGAAGAAAAAGGCGTGTTTATTGCCAATCCCCACACTTACATTATTGAAGATGGTGGAAGAAAAGTTATAGATCCGGAGCAGTTAAAGTTTAAGGAGATGGTTGATCCTCATGGATTGATGAATCCGGGTAAAAGCAAAGCGTTGGAATTAAAGTAG
- a CDS encoding glycosyltransferase family 1 protein has protein sequence MSELLINLSIIFSQPTGISNYAKNLFPYFKSLHPTLLSAQDYPGFNCYSIPDNLTPAQGTKGHFDRILWTQFQLPKIYQKLKSKLIFSPVPEAPLSSNCRFVVMVHDLIALRFPKRFSPLTNYQRYYIPEVLRQAQHIICNSQATAKDITDFYKIPAQKITPILLAYDASHFRPFGEEGQGEGFFLQIHSPTPTLPLSHSPTIPLSTSSQRPYFLYIGRHDPYKNLHRLISAFAALPSHRDRELWLAGPTDQRYTPLLQVQVEELGITEQVKFLNYVPDDELPKIISGAIALVFPSLWEGFGLPVLEAMACGTPVITSNLSSLPEVAGDAGILINPYKLEEITEAMNTLATDAQLRDRLSAAAISRASNFSWEKTGMATVEVLKQYL, from the coding sequence ATGAGTGAATTATTAATTAATTTATCAATTATTTTTTCCCAGCCTACAGGCATAAGTAACTATGCCAAAAATCTTTTTCCCTATTTTAAATCTCTTCATCCCACTCTCTTATCTGCTCAAGATTATCCTGGCTTTAACTGCTACTCAATTCCAGATAATCTTACTCCTGCCCAAGGAACTAAAGGACATTTTGACAGAATTTTGTGGACGCAGTTTCAACTACCAAAAATCTATCAAAAGCTCAAATCTAAGCTAATATTTTCTCCAGTGCCAGAAGCTCCCCTCTCTTCCAACTGCCGTTTTGTCGTCATGGTTCACGACTTAATCGCCTTGCGCTTTCCTAAACGCTTCTCACCACTGACTAATTACCAACGCTACTATATTCCTGAAGTTCTCCGACAAGCACAACATATTATCTGTAATTCCCAAGCTACTGCCAAAGACATTACTGACTTTTACAAAATTCCTGCCCAGAAAATCACACCGATTTTGCTAGCTTATGATGCTAGCCATTTTCGCCCGTTTGGAGAAGAGGGACAAGGAGAAGGATTTTTTCTACAGATCCACTCTCCCACTCCCACTCTCCCACTCTCCCACTCTCCCACTATTCCCCTCTCTACCTCATCGCAGCGCCCCTATTTTCTCTACATTGGTAGACACGATCCTTACAAGAACCTACACAGACTGATTTCTGCCTTTGCCGCATTACCGAGTCATCGCGATCGCGAGTTATGGCTTGCGGGGCCAACAGATCAACGCTATACTCCCTTATTGCAAGTGCAAGTTGAAGAATTAGGCATCACCGAGCAAGTAAAATTTTTGAATTACGTTCCTGATGACGAATTACCCAAAATCATTAGCGGCGCGATCGCTCTTGTTTTCCCCAGTCTTTGGGAAGGCTTCGGTTTACCTGTATTAGAAGCAATGGCTTGCGGTACTCCCGTTATTACCTCAAATCTTTCTTCTCTACCAGAAGTTGCTGGCGATGCTGGAATTCTTATCAATCCCTACAAGCTAGAGGAAATTACAGAGGCGATGAATACATTGGCAACTGATGCACAATTACGTGATCGCCTTTCTGCCGCAGCCATCAGCAGGGCAAGTAATTTTAGTTGGGAGAAGACTGGAATGGCGACGGTTGAAGTTTTAAAACAGTATCTTTAA
- a CDS encoding glycosyltransferase → MIYLLTVNYYSTNLVAKLVSSLSTNTNIEYKIVIINNSPDDDSIYHLKSDSALVFNATDNLGFGSACNLGLKFIFAQEPRAIVWIVNPDAYLLKNALDKVYPFFDSHPEISILGTIIYTLTNEVWFAGGKFISQTGTILTQDLITNINAEYIPCDWVSGCSMIINLQKFCECPLFDPAYFLYYEDFDFCQRYVQQGHLIAVTKQFGVLHEPSSITNRYVFRKIRHSTYSYLLTLERYTNKLIFNIRLIRLVFYALVLIFFKPQIGLGKIHGLLNYWQSKF, encoded by the coding sequence GTGATTTATTTGTTAACAGTCAATTACTATTCCACAAATCTAGTTGCTAAATTAGTCAGTTCTTTATCAACCAACACAAATATAGAATACAAAATCGTTATCATCAATAATTCTCCTGATGATGATTCTATCTATCATCTAAAATCTGACTCAGCACTTGTTTTCAACGCAACTGATAATTTAGGTTTTGGTAGTGCTTGCAATCTTGGTTTAAAATTTATTTTTGCTCAAGAACCACGGGCAATTGTTTGGATAGTAAATCCAGATGCTTATTTATTAAAAAATGCGTTAGACAAAGTTTATCCATTTTTCGATTCTCATCCCGAAATTTCCATTCTCGGCACTATTATTTATACCCTTACGAATGAAGTTTGGTTTGCGGGTGGTAAATTTATTTCTCAAACAGGAACCATATTAACTCAAGATTTAATCACAAATATAAATGCAGAGTATATACCCTGTGATTGGGTTTCCGGTTGTAGCATGATAATTAATCTGCAAAAATTTTGTGAGTGTCCTTTATTTGATCCTGCCTATTTTCTTTACTATGAAGATTTTGATTTTTGTCAACGATATGTCCAGCAAGGACATTTAATCGCAGTTACTAAGCAATTTGGTGTATTGCATGAACCCTCTTCAATTACTAATAGGTATGTTTTTAGAAAAATTAGACATAGCACTTATAGTTATTTATTAACTTTGGAAAGGTATACAAATAAGTTGATTTTTAATATTAGATTAATTAGGCTCGTGTTTTATGCTCTTGTTTTAATATTTTTCAAACCTCAAATTGGACTAGGTAAAATTCATGGTTTATTAAATTATTGGCAATCTAAGTTTTAA
- a CDS encoding glucose-1-phosphate thymidylyltransferase, translating into MKALILSGGKGTRLRPLTYTGAKQLVPVANKPILWYGIEEMVSAGITDIGIIISPETGAEVQAKTGNGDRFGAKITYILQDQPAGLAHAVKVALPFLGDSPFVMYLGDNLIQQGDLSYFLKQFTTQQQDALILLREVSNPSAFGVAKVDETGRVLQLIEKPKIPPSNLALVGVYFFSHIIHDAIACIQPSARGELEITDAIQCLIDNQKQVAACQLDGWWLDTGKKDDLLEANRLILDTYLTTEIFGEIDSQSQAIGRVQIGAGSKVINSTVRGPAVIGKNCYLENCFIGPYTSIADNSKLIDTDIEHSVVLEGAKIVGIHQRIIDSVIGQRAQLTIAPRRPKALRFMIGDDCQIELT; encoded by the coding sequence ATGAAAGCACTTATTCTTTCTGGCGGTAAAGGCACTCGTCTTCGCCCCCTTACCTATACCGGGGCAAAACAACTTGTACCTGTTGCCAACAAGCCTATTTTGTGGTATGGCATTGAAGAGATGGTAAGCGCAGGAATTACTGATATTGGTATCATTATTAGTCCGGAAACAGGTGCAGAAGTACAAGCCAAAACTGGAAATGGCGATCGCTTCGGAGCAAAAATCACTTATATTTTGCAAGATCAACCAGCCGGGCTTGCCCACGCTGTCAAAGTCGCTCTTCCTTTTTTAGGAGATTCGCCTTTTGTGATGTACTTGGGTGATAACTTGATTCAACAAGGCGATCTCAGTTATTTTCTCAAACAATTTACTACTCAACAACAGGATGCCTTGATTCTCTTACGTGAAGTTAGTAATCCTAGTGCTTTTGGTGTTGCTAAAGTAGATGAAACAGGGCGAGTTTTACAGCTAATTGAAAAACCTAAAATTCCCCCCTCTAACTTGGCGTTGGTAGGGGTTTATTTCTTTTCGCATATCATTCATGATGCGATCGCCTGTATCCAACCTTCTGCCAGAGGCGAACTAGAAATTACTGATGCTATTCAATGCCTGATAGACAACCAAAAACAAGTCGCAGCCTGCCAACTAGATGGATGGTGGTTAGATACCGGGAAAAAAGATGATCTGTTAGAGGCAAATCGTTTGATTCTTGATACCTACTTAACTACAGAAATTTTTGGGGAAATCGATAGCCAAAGTCAAGCGATCGGGCGCGTTCAAATTGGTGCTGGATCTAAAGTAATTAATAGCACAGTTCGTGGCCCAGCAGTAATCGGTAAAAATTGTTATTTAGAAAACTGCTTTATCGGCCCATATACTAGCATTGCTGATAATAGTAAACTTATCGATACCGACATTGAGCATAGTGTGGTTTTAGAAGGTGCTAAAATTGTCGGAATTCATCAACGCATTATTGATAGCGTAATTGGACAAAGGGCGCAATTAACAATTGCACCTCGTCGTCCTAAAGCCTTGCGGTTTATGATTGGTGATGATTGTCAAATCGAGCTAACGTGA
- a CDS encoding four helix bundle protein, with protein sequence MEGRGFESLDFYQDSLKLLKAAYRLADSLPDYERYNLSNQLRRSACSLVLNIAEGYGHYHYLDRLRFMYIARGSLAETTSAFAIAESVGYCTAEQLTWVSQLKTQIEKALNGYCRFIRSQKQGSDEYGQEYIRELHVGEFLVPSPYEQNPSTQSQVLNH encoded by the coding sequence ATGGAAGGGAGAGGTTTTGAATCTTTAGATTTCTACCAAGACAGTTTAAAGTTGCTCAAAGCAGCTTACCGACTTGCGGATAGTTTGCCGGACTATGAAAGATATAATCTCAGCAACCAATTACGAAGATCTGCCTGTAGTCTTGTATTAAACATAGCTGAAGGCTATGGACACTACCACTATCTAGATAGGTTGCGTTTTATGTACATTGCTCGTGGTTCTCTAGCTGAAACAACCAGTGCTTTCGCCATAGCTGAAAGTGTCGGATATTGTACAGCAGAACAATTAACTTGGGTAAGCCAGTTAAAAACACAAATTGAAAAGGCTCTCAACGGTTATTGTCGTTTTATTCGTTCTCAAAAACAAGGTAGTGATGAATACGGACAAGAATATATTAGAGAGTTACACGTTGGAGAATTTTTAGTACCTAGTCCTTACGAGCAAAATCCCAGTACCCAGTCCCAAGTACTTAATCACTAA